One stretch of Lentimicrobiaceae bacterium DNA includes these proteins:
- a CDS encoding C69 family dipeptidase — translation TAREAIKSFGDLVAEYGYASEGESFSISDPNEVWILEMIGKGRSYLLTSKSMEMLAKENLPKDVLKGLKKLNGKNFIKEEAFTDAVKKIIGDDNLKKFKEKIIEATENTTKGAVWVARRVPDGYVCGHANQARITTFPLNDPENCIYSSDVISFAREKGWFSGNDKDFSFSDTYNPITFDGARFCEARVWSAFRKINSGMDQYLDYAKGENLTHRMPLWIKPDRKLTVQDVMNMMRDHYEGTPLDMTKDMGAGPYTLPYRWRPMTWELDGKTYLNERATSTQQTGFSFITQSRGWLPDHIGGINWFGVDDTYGTVYIPMYCGMTSVPETFAKGNGNMMIYSKTSAFWIFNLVNNWAYTRYRDMIPEIQAVQSELENKFVAYTPAIDKAAVDLYNKDPKLGRQFITDYSVNMGNSTVERWQQLFEYLFTKYMDGNIKTPVPNQMNPKVKQPGYGEDWYRHIVEQTGDRLRVKVQNAH, via the coding sequence AACTGCTCGTGAAGCTATAAAAAGTTTTGGAGACCTGGTTGCTGAATATGGTTATGCAAGTGAAGGAGAATCTTTTTCCATTTCTGATCCCAACGAAGTTTGGATACTCGAAATGATTGGGAAAGGCCGTTCCTATCTTCTTACATCCAAAAGTATGGAAATGCTTGCCAAGGAAAACCTCCCTAAAGACGTTCTAAAAGGACTTAAAAAGCTTAACGGTAAAAATTTCATCAAAGAAGAAGCCTTTACCGATGCCGTTAAAAAAATCATCGGCGACGATAATCTTAAGAAATTCAAAGAAAAAATAATTGAAGCTACTGAAAATACTACAAAAGGCGCCGTTTGGGTAGCACGCCGTGTACCCGATGGTTATGTATGCGGACACGCCAACCAGGCTCGTATCACCACCTTCCCGCTCAACGATCCGGAAAACTGTATTTATTCCTCCGACGTTATCAGCTTTGCCCGCGAAAAAGGCTGGTTCAGCGGAAACGACAAAGATTTCAGCTTTAGCGATACTTATAACCCTATTACCTTCGACGGAGCCCGTTTTTGTGAAGCACGTGTTTGGTCGGCTTTTCGCAAAATTAATTCAGGAATGGATCAGTATCTGGATTATGCAAAGGGAGAAAACCTAACCCACCGCATGCCTCTTTGGATAAAACCAGACAGGAAATTAACCGTACAGGATGTGATGAATATGATGCGAGACCATTACGAAGGGACCCCATTGGATATGACCAAAGACATGGGTGCAGGGCCTTACACTCTGCCTTATCGTTGGCGTCCTATGACATGGGAATTAGATGGAAAAACTTACCTTAACGAACGTGCGACTTCTACCCAGCAAACCGGTTTTTCGTTTATCACCCAGAGCCGTGGTTGGTTACCCGACCATATCGGCGGTATCAACTGGTTCGGTGTTGACGATACCTACGGTACCGTTTACATTCCGATGTATTGCGGAATGACATCTGTACCGGAAACCTTTGCCAAAGGAAACGGCAACATGATGATTTATTCCAAAACATCTGCTTTTTGGATTTTCAATCTGGTAAACAACTGGGCATACACTCGCTACCGCGATATGATTCCTGAAATTCAGGCTGTACAGTCAGAGCTTGAAAATAAATTTGTTGCTTACACACCGGCTATTGATAAAGCTGCCGTAGATTTATACAACAAAGACCCCAAACTGGGACGTCAGTTTATCACCGATTATTCTGTAAATATGGGAAACAGTACCGTAGAACGCTGGCAGCAGTTGTTTGAATATTTGTTTACCAAATACATGGATGGTAACATTAAAACTCCTGTCCCCAACCAAATGAATCCTAAGGTGAAACAGCCTGGTTACGGAGAAGATTGGTACAGGCACATTGTTGAACAAACAGGTGACCGACTGAGAGTAAAAGTCCAAAACGCACATTAA